Part of the Meleagris gallopavo isolate NT-WF06-2002-E0010 breed Aviagen turkey brand Nicholas breeding stock chromosome 28, Turkey_5.1, whole genome shotgun sequence genome, GAACTTGAACTACCTGGCAAGTTAGCTGCCTGCTTTGTCTGGACACCTGTAAAGCTGCTCTGTGTGTAGAAATGTATCAGGTCATTAAGCACAGGCTAAAACCTCTAACGACAGCCAATTCTGTAGCATACTGCTTTAGGAGTCCATTTCTCTTAATCTCTGTTTGCCGTTGACAACAACGTTCTGGCCTTTTGTTATTCATAGCCAACCACAGGTAGCTTGCTTCATCCAAATAAAGATGCTGTTCTTCACAGATACTTTCAGTTCATACGTATTTCTTGGTTGAAATTAAAGGTGAGCTGTATCAAAAATGCCACTAGATAGCGCTTAGGCTGTTTGGAACAACTGCAAAAAAATGGCGGGGGAAGAAAACACACCTTTAGGAAATGCTTGTTTTCAAAATTGTCCTCTTTGTATCGATTTGGCACCTGCACCACAACAACTTTGCAAGTGGCACAGAGAAGTCATTGTCAAACTCCAGAATCAGATCAGTGAAGCTTACGAAAACATTGCGGTGCACTGAAGTGCTGGTATCCTCACATGTCCTTCAAAGCACAttccatttcttctgtgaaCCATGTCGTTTCTTGTGGCTTTACAGTGGTAGTTTGAGTGTCATTTTCTTCCAAGACCTCTCCCAAAGTGGAGTTTGCTCAGGCCATACGTATGTGGAAATGAAATCCTGCTCGTTTGAGCTCTGAAGCGAGCGAAGTGCTCCCTGGCTCGGAGGAGGGGGAAGGCAGGAGGAGGGGTTCTCCTGGGTCCCAGCTCTGAGCTGACAGCTCCAGGGATGcatctcctttcctcctcttgcGTTTTGATTGCCGAAAGGCTGCGCTCTAGGCTCTGAAAACAGCAAGGGGGGACTGTAGCAGAGCTTGGGACACAAGTGAGATATTAGTGACGTTTTCAAAAGTGGACGTTTGATTCAACAGCAGGCAAATTAGATCTGCTCTCCTGTGCGAGCACGGCGGGGTCGCAGCTCAGCTCCCCCATACAGCAGCGGGAGTCAGAGCCAGCTCCGAGCTGCAGCCTGGATTCTGAGCCTCCCCGGAGAACTTACCATTCCTGTTTGGATTCTGGGAGCCTTTGGCGTGAATTTGCTCACCTTTAGTGCTTCCAAcacttctccctgctgcttcccCTCAGTTTGCATTAGCCATTTGCTAAGCTTTGCGTATTTTTGTCCTTCCTCTGTCAAAACAGTTCGTCGCTTGGAAGGCCCGGTTTCTGCCTCTCATTGGGAGTTATATATCTTGCTGTATTAAACTCTCTGCTTTGTCTTGTGCAGGTGTTGGCTTTTGGAAAGAAGCATGGTGTGACTTTTAacatatttctctttatttattttttttaatattattgttATTCCGCTTGTTTTGGCAGAGGTTTTCGCAGTTCTCTGCTTTAAAGGCTTCTTGTTTGGAACCAGTATTTGTAAGGTGTGGATCTGTTACTtgcagaaatactttgtttaaAACAAGCGGCATTTTTACAGTTCAATATGCAATGAAGAAGCAGTTTCAAAACCTTAGAGTATTGTACTGCAGAATTTAGGtctttgttggcttttttttccagaaaattctgcattttgtcTATTTGGACAGGAGCATTGATAGTACCAAGAATGAAAAGTAGCTTCCCATACCTCTCGAATCACTGAGTGTTTCTCGCACTGTGGCTTTTCTTTAATACTTTAGTTGAGGAGGGATAAATTTCCACGATAACTCTATCTCAGCTATGAGATGGCTATCATAGCATGAGCCCCGTAATCCAGACAAATAGAAAGAACCAAACTGCCTTTGTCGTTTGGAATctttcagcagagcagtgtgcagAAACCTACAGGCAAAGTGGTCCAAAACACTCGCAATGCATCCAGCAATACAATACCTGGCTGCATTCTGCAGTACGACATGTCGCTTCTCCCCAGTGGCATTTGGGCCACAGAAGGTTAGCACAGTGTCAGGAGAAGcttgcttctctcttttttttgtactgagatCTTTTGAGAAAGTGCAATTAAGTGCCCTTATCTCTGCAAGTTAACAATCTGCCTAAGTGCATTTATTGCTTGGAACAGCTCTCTCTGTCTCTGTAGGAACTGAAACCTAGTAAAGCTGTGtgtctgtttgttgttttgcagCAGGCCTGGCCTGGGGGAACCCAGCAGATACTGCTTCCTTccacctggcagcagctcccaggggTTGCCTTGCACAATTCTGTTCAGCCAGCAGCTGTGATTCCAGAGACCATTGGCAGCAGCCAGCAATTGGCTGACTGGAGGTAGGGACTACATGGGGTTCAGTCCCATGTGCTGCACTGCACGGGATTTCTCCCTCCCCTTGAAAATCATGGAGGGGCTCAGTGCAGCTGTGCCTGCGCTGCAGTTCCTGCAGTGTTGTCATGGGATTTGGGtcttcttgtgttttttttcctgccccaGGAATGCACATTCCCATGGAAATCAGTACAGCACCCTCATGCAGCAGCCATCGTTACTGACCAACCACGTGACGTTGGCTGCAGCGCAGCCTCTGAATGTTGGAGTTGCTCATGTTGTtaggcagcagcaaagcagcaatgTTCCAGCAAAGAAGaacaagcagccagcaccaagCACAGCCAAGTAAGGCTTCCAGCCCTGTAGGGACTGTGGGTGTGTTGTGCAGGTTGCTTTTGCGGTGTGAAAAACTGTTCTTGCTATCACAGAATTACTGTCTGTGTCACTTTTTAATGTACTACAGTTGCTTTTAAATATGTCTTGGATAAAGTGATCTAAGTTTCAGTGAGAGTGCAAGGACTGTGCTTCACCAAGTGTTTTACTGTATGGGTCAGAGTGAGACTTTGTGCATTCAGGGTGTGTAGGTGCCATAGCATAGAACTGGCAGCTGACTGACAAGGGGTGGCACAGAAGAATCAGTCGTGGTCAGAGCATTCCTGAGTGCATTGGTCCCTTCTGGGACACGTTCCATAGTGCTTTCCTGTATGAGTGTCTGCAATGAGATTCtctttgggtttttctttttgtactgtgCTCCATCCTGCTGGAGGCTGACTGTTCTTAACGTGTTGATTTGTTCCAGCCTGCTGGCACGCAGCTGAatactgctttgcttttccttcagatCCAGCTCCACTCTAGAAACTGTGCCCACTCAAGTTTACTCTCTCATTGGGAGCAGTCCTCTGCGTTccacatcctcctcctccaaTGTGCTCGTCccagtgcaggagcagcaccaGCCCATTGTGATCCCAGACACTCCAAGCCCTCCCGTCAGCGTCATCACCATCCGCAGTGACActgatgaggaagaggacagcaAATACAAACCTGCCAGGTAGGAAATTCGTTTAGGCAATTAGTACCGATGGGTCCTGAGCTGAGCCCAAACATCAGGAAGAGCAGAGACAGCTACGTGCAAAACCCCAGCTCAGCAAAGAACCACTGCATAAGACAGAAAATGCTGTATCATGTCCACTGCGCTGTTTGTCTCTCTAATTAACCAGATCATATATGACTAGGAGGAGGGTATGAGATCTGAAGGGGAGATATCTTGTGGGAAAAGCTAGAATGTttcctgtttgtcttttttccctgcagtttgGGTATGAAGCAGAGATCCAATGTCATCAGCTACGTTACTGTTAATGATTCCCCTGATTCCGACTCCTCCCTGAACAGCCCCTATGCCACAGACCCACTTTCTTCTCTCAGGAGTACGGGTGGTGCCCTGGAGCTGccaagcagaggagcagctgacaGCTCCAGCTCTCGGACTATCATTGTGCCACCATTGAAAACACAGCTCAATGACTGCATTGTAGCTACCCAAGCTTCAGGTAGATATGCTCTCATATCTTGCTGTGCTCAGTGGTTTTTGCCAGGGCTTAGATGTTGGGCTTGGATGCTGTCTCGTTCCTGACAGCTTTGTCCTCACAGTTTTTAACTGTCTGCTTTAGGCGTGATGTTCTGAGAATGCAAGCCTCAGTCTGTTTTTAGTGTCATCGATACATTTACCTTTCATGTATATTTGACTGCATTCATTTagaaaggtcttttttttttacaattgaATTTTAAGTTGTAATTGAAGAAATAGCTCGTTGCAAAAGTAGGAGCTATGTTCTTCAGCTGGTTGGCATAGTGCATGCATGCAGcatgagaaggaagaagggattAAACTGATGAAATCTTTCAGGCATCCTGAGCAGCACCAGTAAGACCAAGCCTGTGGCTTCTGTGAGCGGGCAGTCATCAGGATGCTGTATAACACCAACTGGGTACCGACCACACCGCGTGGTAACAAACGGTGTGCAGCCTCTCAATCTCAGCCAGGTAAGCACTGTGTGACCTTTCCTGGCCATCGTCTGTCCTGCTGGGACGTGGGTGTTAGTGGAGAGGCTCTGGCTGAACCTCTTCATTGCTCCCCGAGGTTActtgttgacttttttttccttcttctccctgCAGAACCAGCAAACTACAGTGCTGGCCTCACAGGAGAGAAGCGGAAATGCAGTCCCACGTAGGCAGCAAGCTTACGTGGCACCCCTCACATCAACTATTTCTCAGGCTCCCTACACGTTTCAACACAGCAGCCCAGTGCATCCCCACCTGGCAGCGGCGACTGCAAACGCACACCTGTCCAGCCAGCCACATATGTACACTTATGCTCCAACTACTGCTGCAACGTTGggctccaccacctccatcGCCCATCTCTTCTCCCCTCAGGGCTCCTCACGGCACACCCAGTACGCTGCCCACCCCAGCACACTTGTCCACCAGGTCCCTGTGAGTGTTGGTCCGAGTCTGCTGACTTCTGCAAATGTTCCACCTGCCCAGTACCAACACCAGTTTGCTCCCCAGTCCTATATTGGTGCTTCCAGAGGATCTGCTATTTACACTGGATATCCGCTGAGCCCTACAAAGATCAACCAGTACTCATACTTATAGTTCTTGGTAGAGCAATTCCTGTCCTGCAACAGGCTGGAGCGATTGGAGAAAGATTTCAGGTGAATCTTTACCTGGTAATGACTGCCTGGTTTTTGTTTCTCCCTTCTCTGGTTGTATGTTGTTCAAAAATGTCTCTAGTGAGTTCAGTCACTAACCGAGCAGCATGCTTTGTTACCAGTGCAAGGGTCACtaattaagtttttaaaattttacttacTTTTTATAGATtcactgtgcttttaaaaattcatggtcacatttatttaaaattgttctGTTGTGCTAATGGAAAGAGGAGGGAGGATCAGCGTCTCAGAAGTAGATCCTGATGATTTTTTTAACTTGTATAATTTAAGCAAGAAGATCAGCAGATAATTTTTCAGCAGCTTGCACAGATCCATATTGCCACTAAAAATGTAATGCACGTTTATCTCTTTGTGTTGCCAGGGCAGTTCTAACATCCAGTTGAGTGTTTTAACTTTTGTTCCCTATTTCACTTCAACAACTTGCTGGTTTTGAAAAGCCATTACATCTCTTTGCGTTTCTGTCCAAGGTTTTGTTTacatctctgctttgtttttaatgctggGAGGGGCAGCTGCCTTGTCCTGGCCACATCATATATTCAGGAATCAACAACAACTCAACAGGAACCCTGgaatctcttttgttttcctgaaaatccTTTGTTTCCATAACACAGCTGAATTATTATCGCATTCATTGGAGAATTCCTTTAGgtttttcaaacagtttttgAGGTCGCACTGTGTAACAGAACTCAACACCTTAATGAGGATGCTGTCGTGTTCAGTTGAGAATGAATTGTGCCACACTGCTCTAACACCTGCATTCTGCAGCGTTAGGTGCTGGCCCAGTAACAGAGCTGGATGCCTTCACAGAAGCGCAGGGCTTTTTGgttctgttgggtttttttttttttccttaatatttttctttacgTGATTCATTTATGAGGGAGCTGAACAATTTGAAATACAATGAAACATCACTGTATTGGTGTGTACAGCTTTTTATACTCCTGTGACCATATCCTCCTGGATATGCCAACAGCTTCCTTAAAGCGCTCTTATTCAGACTTGTATACAGTACGTGCATGTAggaattgcaaaaaaaaaaaNNNNNNNNNNNNNNNNNNNNNNNNNNNNNNNNNNNNNNNNNNNNNNNNNNNNNNNNNNNNNNNNNNNNNNNNNNNNNNNNNNNNNNNNNNNNNNNNNNNNCTGCCCTCCAGGAGCCGGGCTGCACACCTGGCCGCGCAGCTCATCCGCCAGCACCCGCAGCACCGCGTCGTCATCGGTGAGTGCCGCCCGGAACCTTTCCTGCATCCCCCCCCGTATGCCGTGATGCTGAGGTTCAGTAGGGCaaagtgtcgggtcctgcattttggttaCCTTAAGGCAACGCTATTGGtctgggaggagtggctggaagctgcctgatggaaagggaccttggtgtgcTGATGGACtgttggctgaatatgagccagcagtgtggccaggtggccaagaggggCAATGGgatcctggcttggatcaggaatggtgtgctgagcaggagcagggaagtcatcctgccctgtatttggcactggtgaggcctcacctcgagtgctgtgctcagttttgggcacctcagtacagaaaagacatggaggtgctggagcaggtccagagaagggcaacgagactggggaagggcttggagaatatgggctacgaggagagactgaaggagctggggctgtttgctgtggggaaaaggaggctgaggggagaccttactgctctcttccaatacctgaagggtgcttacagcaagaatggggttggtctcttctcactggtaaCAGGACGaggagaaatggcctcaagttgcaccaggagaggtttagtttggatatcaagaaaaacttttttacagaaagggttgttaagcactggaatgggctgcccagggaggtggttgagtcaccatccctggatgtgtttaaaaaccgtttgtATGTGGTGCTTAGGCATGTGACTTAGCAGTGGTTTGTTAAGGTAGTATGGATAGGTCACGGTTGGattcgatgatctttaaggtcttttccaacctgagtgattctatgattccttgaCGGCTCTCCCACAGGTGTGTACAGCCTGGGGAAGGAAGAGCTGCTGGTGGATCTGGCGCTCGAGTTCAGCACGTGGGTCGTGGTGAGCCCCTCACGCCTGGAGCAGATGCggctgctggagctgcctgAGGTGTTCACGACGGAGGAGGGGGCTGGCAGGATCCACGCGGTGGACATCGCTGAGATCCGCTGGGACACCCTTGTGAGCTGGAACGTGCTGCATCCGACCATCGCCATCCTCCCCACGGGCAGGCCCATGAAGGTCACCCACCCTCAAATCCACCTCATCCCGTACTCGGATCATTCATCCTTTTCGGAGTTATGTGAGTTTGTGAAGTGGTTGAAACCCTGCTCGGTCATCCCGATTGTGAAAGACAGCAGGTGTCACGCTTCCTTTCAGAAATACCTTAGTCCTGACCACCAGGCACCTTCTGGCCTTGGAATTCCAAAGCCTCTGCAGGTGTCTGTACAGCGgcagagcaaaacaaagaagcagaaatctgTGTGTCTTGTGAAAAGAGCTGCCCAGCACACTGTGCCCAAAGGAGTTGTTTATGAGTCCCTAGAGGAACATACTGAACAATCTGATGGGCTCAGGGCTGTTACAGCTCCTCAGCAGAACTCCCATGAGTCAGCTTTCTGCTCCCCTGAAGATGgtatttgtttttatgactGTGAGGAGAAAGAGCCGAGTGGAGAACAGCCAGGGGGAGCAATagcagctggcactgctgggcagtTGCTTCTTTCTGATGAGGACTTTCCAAATGAACTTCCAAAGCAATATTTACTCACTCCTTTAAATGCCTTAAAGCAGATTTCCTTTTACAAGGCAGTAGAAGATTTATTTAGTAGGTGGGAAGTGTCCTGAAAATTGCTCGTCTGTCAGGGCAAATACAGTTGATAATAATGATTCTGAAAATCTTAAAACTACATCCTCTTCTTTGTGTTCAAGTTTCTCATCACAAGAGAGGAGCTCAGCTAtgagaaattgtttttgtttcctcttattagaggaaaaagagaatctaaAACTAGTTAGTAGATATCAGATTTTtcgtttatttatttttatatctttgttTGCATCTGTTGAGTCCCCATTCTGTATTCAGGCAACGTGGTCCCTCTGTATCTGAACCTTTAATCTCTTTTTTGCAGAGATTTATGTGTCTGTTGTGGCCAAAGCAACCGCTGGGTTGGTTCAGGTTGAGCAGCAGAGGGcatgagctgcctgcagcctaACTAACGGGCCTGCATGTGATGAAAGAAGCAACGCAGGGGAATTGGAGTCCTGCAGGTCTTATTCTACACATCTGTGCTGCCTCATTAACAAGTATTTATAAGTAGTTCACTTTAAGATGtgttacaaatatttattaggttatgtttaaaaactggtgcttaaagaaatgtaaaagatGAAGTGCCTTTCCTATTGCTCAAATAcctccaggcagcactgcttttGAATCCTGCCAAGTGCAGCTGGATAAGGTTCTTCTCACCTGAAAGCACTACTTTCATATTAATTCTAAGTACCTTTTTCAGGTCAGTGTCTGGAAAAGATAGGATTTGTGTGAGTTCATGACTCCCTGGAATGGATTGCAGTATCCTCTTCAGTCTCAGTGCTGATACCTCTTGATGGCCGAGTGTTTCAGGTAGCTATCAGTGTTCTGCTGGATTTATTGCTTGTTCTGATCAGTCAGTGGTAAATTGGATGAAGGACAATGAAACATCTGGGTGCTGGTGTAAAGTGCCAAGTCGTGGCTGCATTATTTGGAAAGAATTCTGTAGCTAAATGGCAAAGTGTGCTCCGTTAGCTTAGAGGTCAGGTGTTCCCTGCTCCAGGTGAACTGTATGGAGCCACAGCCTGGCTGCCACTGTCAGGAGGAGTCAGTAACGTGGTTGTGCTGTGAGTATTTTCTGTGAAGTCTGAAAATTCTGGTTATCCTTGCAAAACTGCATTAGCAACATATTACAGACTATCTCCCCGTGGGGTGATGGTGACAACGAAGTAGAAGTGGCCTTTAAGTACTTTTCTGGGAGCAACAAGCCAACTTATTGTTCAGCTTTTTCTAACcttattattttaaacacaaaatgtttcaaatgaTTTAATCAGGATCGGAGTCTTCTGAAGTAGTGACGTGCAAGGTCACTCCAAGACCAGTCAGCTGGTTAGACTGAATTCCCCACATCAAGTCAAACAAAGACATGTTTATTTACTCTTCAAGTGAAGTTTTAGCTTGTGAAAAGCAAAGATACCCTGTAGATGCAGCAGCTGTACCTGTTTAAAAACAAGGCTGTCGTGAGCAGCAGACATAATGACAGCTGCAGTGGGTGTGCTTggggtgctgctctgcagacacAAGTCCCAACTCACAGCAGTACCTGGGAAAGCACAGGCTTGGAACATGGCCACATAAGCAGCACCTCTTGGTGGGGCTGCCTATAGACTGCCTGCCAGCTGCTAATGGGACACTGGACATAATGGAGTAACTTTCTGCATTTTACTTTAGAAATGTACTTTTAAAGCAGTAGCAAGGGCAGCTGAAGCATCTGGCTATGGTCTGTAAGCCCTGTTTTCCTTGTGAAAATTAAACTACAGAGCTTTGTCAGGTCAGCATGAATGGAAGCACCTGCTTCTTTTATAACATCTGAGGCTGCCAGGGAAATAATGGCCCTATGTTTGCAGTAGTTTGTTACTGGGTGCCTTGGAGATGCAGGCTGTACTTCGGTGCTGTTGAAATGTAAGTGACTCACTTGACAGGCAGGTGAGTGAAACACTGCCTGCACTCCCAGAttccactgctctgctctcagcatgCAGCATCTCCACTGCTCAGAGCTAATGCTTGCATTCTGAGTCGCTGCTCCATTTAGTGTCTCAGAGTCTGTCTCACACATTTTGCTGCTCATGAGATATGTCGTTTTGTTTCTCCATTATCAATCCTAAGTGGATAGAAAATCTCCAGGTGAACCTGAGCAAAATGGAATTGTCAGCATTAATTCTTTGGAGAAGCAACTGTTCTTCAGAacacacagaagagaaaatatcaAAGGCTTCAGAGGCTGGGGTTCTGCTCACCGTGTCTGAGCACTCCAGTAGTTTAACTGGCTTCTATTACCAGAGCCTTAGTGTATCTAAGAGCTGGAATGTCTCATGCACACCAGGCTCTGAACATGCTGCTTCTAgctcagctgcacagagctgtgtcaACACTGCTACCACAGGTGTTCTGCTTGCAACATGACAGTGAGAAGCTGTAGCCAAGTGTTAGCTTGGCTATGGAGTATCCAGGGCTGTGTGTCACAGTCATCCCTGCAGGAAAGTGGTGTTCAGACCAAAGCTCTCCCAAATCTATACTCACAGAGCATGCCTGAGCTGTTTATCTCTGTTCCACAGTTGAGAACCAAGCCCCAGTGGGATGAAACAGACTATAGAGGAGCTAGAAGCAGAGCTGAGTTCCTTTTGGCAAGGTTTCAGCAGTGTTTTAACAAGCTGTGATCAAACACTGGTGTGTCACAAGGGCAGGGCAGGCTTATGGttctgggagcagctctgccctgctgagctCCTCCACACAGTTGCGTGTGCAAGTCGAATTGCAATACTATGAAACAGTTTGTTGAGCTCTAACTCAGCAAAAAACCTTGAAGGGTTACTCTGTGCTATGGAGAGAAGGAATGGATCATGTAAGTTACTGCAAAAATACAGAGGTAAAATGTACCTGTCTCCTGTGTTCCACAGCAAACAGATGTATgatgtggggctgtgggagaCACCCCAAAGTAGTGTTCCTAACTCTGCTTCCCGTGCTACGAGGCTGAAGCACTTACAACAACTTCTCTGTTTCGGAGCTGCTTTAGGTTTTTGTAGAACAAGTCcttgtggttggtttttttagATAAGAACGACATCagagaaatcttttctttaatgGACGAAGTAATTTGAGGAATTTTGTAACTTCTTATATGGTACGTCATATTGGGCTCATGTCAAGCTAACTTGAAGCCTAAAATTTCTAGTTTTGTGCTCTTTTTAGAACACCTCTGAAACCACAGAAAGAGTAGGAAAGGCAGATGCCCTGATAATCACCTGAGCTCCTTTTGCatgagctgctgcctgcatccTGCTGTTTGGGGTGCATTTGCAATTCCTTCTGCTCCATTTTTGCTCTCTTGCTGAGGTTTGCTGCAGTGCCAACGTTTTCCCTGTCAGTTTGCACTCGGCCAAGCGCTGCCTCAGCACAAGCAGCCACGAGTGTGCAGTAACTTGTTTGGGAGGAACTTCACTTGGGAGAGCCCAGTGCTGTGAGCAGGTGCCTGAGAAGATAAGGAATGTATTCTAATTTTGCATACATGCTCTTGACAGGcatgcagcactgtgcagagctggccctgtgcttgttttccaggtgtacacacacacacacagagcttgttttatgaaaaacaagagcaaggctgtctccttcagctttttttgctgcttgtgGTCTCAGCTTGCCTGCTGTGATGTTGCATATTGACCCAAATCATGGCTGCAGGTATTGCTGCAGGCTGTCTCCGGAAAAAGTTTACACTTGGGTTTCTGCAAGGCAAAGACGTTTACAGACCCCGAACTTCCCTTCTCTGCAGTGGTCCTGGGGATCGTTTAGAAAACTTGTGTAATAGTGAGAGCAAAGATGAAGGCTCTGTGCATTCATAGATCGAAGTGTGTAGCAGCACGACTCGTCCCACCTGCATTGGGCACAGCACTGGCAGTGAGCAGAGGCTGTAACTGATGGAGCTGCCTTGCAGGTGTGCAGCCCTGACCTCGGAGGACCCCAGGAGTGCTTTCCTTCCTGGAGACCGCTGGCTTATAGTCCTTCCAGAGCTCTCAGGGTCTCAGAAGTGTCAGCAGAGTTCTTACATTTTTATGTGCTATTTGATACTTTTAAAAGATGAACATCGGTCAGGGACGGCCCTGTGAGCTCAGTGCCACAACTCGGGGCGTTTGGTCCAAGGACCGAGGGC contains:
- the DCLRE1B gene encoding 5' exonuclease Apollo, yielding SRSRAAHLAAQLIRQHPQHRVVIGVYSLGKEELLVDLALEFSTWVVVSPSRLEQMRLLELPEVFTTEEGAGRIHAVDIAEIRWDTLVSWNVLHPTIAILPTGRPMKVTHPQIHLIPYSDHSSFSELCEFVKWLKPCSVIPIVKDSRCHASFQKYLSPDHQAPSGLGIPKPLQVSVQRQSKTKKQKSVCLVKRAAQHTVPKGVVYESLEEHTEQSDGLRAVTAPQQNSHESAFCSPEDGICFYDCEEKEPSGEQPGGAIAAGTAGQLLLSDEDFPNELPKQYLLTPLNALKQISFYKAVEDLFSRWEVS